A genomic stretch from Amycolatopsis sp. 195334CR includes:
- a CDS encoding OsmC family protein, translated as MTVEVQQPLNSVDLEAVGGLVAAVQADAEKAKTTWAAHVSWQGGFRSSAKVRAFDPTPSDEPPALGGGDSAANPVEQLLSALGNCLAVGYAANATVAGIQLDALTIDVKGDVDLHVFLGLTEGHAGFDSITANVKISSPASREELEALHTKVIASSPVGHTLNNAVPVNVRLA; from the coding sequence ATGACCGTGGAAGTGCAGCAGCCGCTCAACTCCGTCGACCTCGAAGCCGTGGGCGGCCTGGTGGCCGCCGTCCAGGCCGACGCCGAGAAGGCGAAGACGACCTGGGCCGCGCACGTGAGCTGGCAGGGCGGGTTCCGCTCGTCGGCCAAGGTGCGTGCCTTCGACCCCACGCCGTCCGACGAGCCACCCGCCCTCGGCGGCGGTGACAGCGCGGCGAACCCGGTCGAGCAGCTGCTGAGCGCACTGGGCAACTGCTTGGCCGTCGGGTACGCCGCGAACGCCACCGTCGCCGGCATCCAGCTCGACGCCCTCACCATCGACGTGAAGGGCGACGTGGACCTGCACGTCTTCCTCGGCCTGACCGAGGGCCACGCGGGCTTCGACTCGATCACGGCGAACGTGAAGATCTCCTCGCCCGCGTCACGCGAGGAGTTGGAAGCCTTGCACACCAAGGTGATTGCCAGCTCCCCGGTCGGTCACACGCTGAACAACGCAGTGCCGGTCAACGTCCGGCTGGCCTAG
- a CDS encoding DUF3237 family protein: protein MTALVARLTVLIGTPVDAGPVPGGHRRIIPITGGSATGPHIEGDVLPLGADWNLMRPDGVAEVSARYLVRTRDGAVLTITNEGTLRFAATTTEGDTPHDATAESRPRLDKPPHGATTEGGPSTPVGITKPRIEAPAEGPYAWLNDAALVGTLTPLPDRTGVALEFHQAS, encoded by the coding sequence ATGACCGCCCTCGTGGCCCGGCTGACCGTGCTGATCGGCACCCCGGTCGACGCGGGCCCCGTGCCGGGCGGGCACCGCCGGATCATCCCGATCACCGGCGGCAGCGCGACCGGCCCCCACATCGAAGGCGACGTCCTGCCCCTCGGCGCGGACTGGAACCTGATGCGCCCCGACGGTGTCGCGGAGGTGTCAGCCCGCTACCTGGTGCGGACGCGCGATGGCGCCGTGCTGACCATCACGAACGAAGGCACACTGCGCTTCGCCGCCACCACCACTGAAGGCGACACACCGCACGACGCCACCGCCGAGAGCCGTCCGCGCCTCGACAAGCCACCGCACGGGGCCACCACCGAGGGTGGCCCAAGCACCCCAGTCGGGATCACCAAGCCGCGTATTGAAGCCCCCGCCGAGGGGCCGTATGCCTGGCTCAACGACGCCGCCCTGGTCGGCACGCTCACCCCCCTCCCCGACCGCACCGGTGTAGCGCTGGAGTTCCACCAAGCGAGCTGA
- a CDS encoding DUF6223 family protein, whose product MTVLLAADAYSLGPGRIGALIAGALGLAGVITGGLALARAWRRGAVIAVAAGAVGMVVGGLIVVTADGGAGTGNGLGGGVVALVIGLLAVVLGGVALNRSARPAGR is encoded by the coding sequence ATGACCGTGTTGCTCGCCGCCGACGCCTATTCCCTGGGGCCGGGACGAATCGGCGCCCTCATCGCCGGAGCCCTGGGCTTGGCGGGCGTGATCACCGGCGGACTCGCACTCGCCCGCGCCTGGCGCCGTGGTGCCGTCATCGCCGTGGCGGCCGGAGCCGTCGGGATGGTCGTCGGCGGACTGATCGTGGTCACCGCCGACGGTGGCGCCGGCACCGGCAACGGCCTGGGCGGCGGCGTCGTGGCGCTGGTGATCGGCCTGCTCGCCGTGGTGCTGGGCGGGGTGGCGCTGAACCGCTCGGCTAGGCCAGCCGGACGTTGA
- a CDS encoding sensor histidine kinase, with product MNRIGAGDWVIAAGVAATLLIAGLSGHDGPGGLAPLGYALLVAGGLSLAGRRRAPVVVLAVTGLCALGYQAAGFDVPVIAYLFAVYAAVRAGHRWVTVVASVLMLAVLPLAILLSSHELPTGELFARSRDVLEIAWLIAAGAAGEALRQAERRADEAERTREETARRRADEERLHIARELHDSLTHQISVIKVQAEVAVHLARKRGEEVPEAVLAIREAGREAARELRATLEALREDDPNPARGLGDVPELVRRARSTGLDARLTIGGDRTDVPEAVGRTAYRIVQESLTNVARHAAATSATVRIEHRPGALAIRIDDDGKATVGPSPEPGVGLLGMRERVTALGGSLSAAPRGEGGFTVQAELPVDP from the coding sequence ATGAACCGGATCGGTGCCGGAGACTGGGTGATCGCCGCCGGGGTGGCGGCGACGCTCCTGATCGCGGGGCTGTCCGGGCACGACGGGCCGGGCGGCCTCGCCCCGCTGGGGTACGCGTTGCTCGTGGCGGGCGGGCTGTCCTTGGCCGGGCGCCGCCGCGCCCCGGTCGTGGTGCTGGCGGTGACCGGGCTCTGTGCACTGGGCTACCAGGCGGCCGGTTTCGACGTGCCGGTCATCGCGTACCTGTTCGCGGTGTACGCCGCGGTGCGCGCGGGCCACCGCTGGGTCACCGTGGTGGCTTCGGTGCTCATGCTGGCCGTCCTCCCGCTGGCCATCCTGTTGTCCTCGCACGAATTGCCCACCGGAGAGCTCTTCGCCCGCTCCAGGGACGTGCTCGAAATCGCCTGGCTCATCGCGGCCGGTGCGGCGGGCGAAGCGCTGCGGCAGGCCGAGCGCCGGGCCGACGAGGCGGAGCGCACCCGCGAGGAGACCGCGCGCCGCCGCGCCGACGAGGAACGGCTGCACATCGCCCGCGAACTGCACGACTCGCTCACCCACCAGATCTCGGTGATCAAGGTGCAGGCCGAGGTCGCCGTGCACCTCGCGCGGAAACGGGGTGAGGAGGTGCCCGAAGCGGTGCTCGCCATCCGCGAAGCCGGGCGGGAGGCGGCCAGGGAACTCCGCGCGACGCTGGAAGCACTGCGCGAGGACGACCCGAACCCCGCGCGCGGCCTCGGCGACGTCCCGGAACTGGTGCGGCGGGCGCGGTCCACCGGCCTGGACGCGCGGCTGACGATCGGGGGAGACCGCACCGACGTACCGGAAGCGGTCGGCCGGACCGCCTACCGGATCGTCCAGGAGTCGCTGACCAACGTCGCCCGGCACGCCGCCGCCACCAGCGCGACGGTCCGGATCGAACACCGCCCCGGCGCGCTCGCCATCCGGATCGACGACGACGGCAAGGCCACCGTCGGGCCCTCACCGGAACCCGGCGTCGGGTTGCTCGGCATGCGCGAGCGGGTCACCGCGCTCGGGGGCAGCCTGAGCGCCGCACCCCGTGGTGAGGGCGGATTCACCGTCCAGGCCGAACTGCCGGTGGATCCGTGA
- a CDS encoding alpha/beta hydrolase, with protein sequence MNGWRFGLAAVAAAGAAAVVKSTRARSRLLETVAPELRGPIMLRLPFDIGSRAVLRLIRLAPMPPAPIPVGVTVEKRPLPGGAEVYTYDVPGRTEPSGALLWIHGGGYIMGDALTDHATCAWFARELGIPVVSVNYRLAPEHPFPAGLDDCYSALAWLHEHAGELGVDPARIAVGGESAGGGLAAALAQRAHDRGEFGVCFQLLVYPMLDDRTTLTDRPKTLVWTPASNKFGWTAYLGHAPGEHEDRPHAVPARRADLTGLPPAWIGVGDLDLFHDENVDYARRLDRCEVEVVPGMYHGAFSLMPDAPLMRALRESALRALGKAVG encoded by the coding sequence GTGAACGGCTGGAGGTTCGGCCTCGCCGCGGTGGCCGCGGCCGGGGCGGCGGCGGTCGTCAAGAGCACACGGGCGCGCTCGCGCCTGCTCGAAACCGTGGCGCCGGAACTGCGCGGGCCGATCATGCTGCGGCTCCCGTTCGACATCGGCAGCCGGGCCGTGTTGCGGTTGATCCGGCTCGCGCCGATGCCACCGGCGCCGATCCCCGTGGGCGTCACGGTGGAAAAGCGGCCCCTGCCCGGCGGTGCCGAGGTCTACACCTACGACGTGCCCGGCCGGACCGAGCCGTCGGGCGCGCTGCTGTGGATCCACGGCGGCGGCTACATCATGGGCGACGCGCTGACCGATCACGCCACGTGCGCGTGGTTCGCCAGGGAACTCGGCATTCCCGTGGTCAGCGTGAACTACCGGCTGGCCCCGGAGCACCCGTTCCCCGCCGGGCTGGACGACTGCTATTCGGCACTGGCGTGGCTGCACGAGCACGCGGGCGAGCTGGGCGTCGACCCGGCCAGGATCGCGGTCGGCGGGGAGAGCGCCGGTGGCGGGCTCGCGGCCGCGCTCGCCCAGCGCGCGCACGATCGCGGCGAGTTCGGCGTGTGCTTCCAGCTGCTGGTCTACCCGATGCTGGACGACCGGACCACGTTGACCGACCGCCCGAAGACCCTGGTGTGGACGCCCGCCTCGAACAAGTTCGGCTGGACCGCCTACCTCGGGCACGCCCCGGGCGAGCACGAGGACCGGCCGCACGCCGTGCCCGCCCGGCGCGCCGATCTCACCGGTCTCCCGCCCGCCTGGATCGGGGTGGGCGACCTGGACCTGTTCCACGACGAGAACGTGGACTACGCGCGGCGCCTCGACCGGTGCGAGGTGGAGGTGGTGCCGGGCATGTACCACGGCGCCTTCTCGCTGATGCCGGACGCGCCGCTGATGCGAGCCCTGCGTGAGAGCGCCTTGCGCGCGCTCGGAAAGGCTGTCGGATGA
- a CDS encoding TetR family transcriptional regulator, producing the protein MATETRAPDRRVVRSRAALFEAAVRLVSERGTTAVPITELAEAAGVSRQLVYLHFANRDALLVGAAVDLARRELLTRTGSALMAAVEHFAGHRAFYRAMLSGPCAFEFTRALGELLAPVNRQLFAAAEVDPETLDDLAVFFTGGMGSIINAWLLDDEEPDPERFAERLHRLWRGLGLAR; encoded by the coding sequence GTGGCCACCGAGACCCGAGCCCCCGACCGCCGTGTGGTGCGATCCCGCGCCGCGTTGTTCGAGGCGGCCGTGCGCCTGGTGTCCGAGCGCGGCACCACCGCCGTGCCGATCACCGAGCTGGCCGAGGCGGCCGGGGTCAGCAGGCAGCTGGTGTACCTGCACTTCGCCAACCGCGACGCGTTGCTCGTCGGCGCGGCGGTCGACCTGGCCCGCCGTGAACTGCTCACGCGCACCGGGTCCGCGCTGATGGCGGCGGTCGAGCACTTCGCCGGGCATCGCGCGTTCTACCGCGCGATGCTGTCCGGGCCGTGTGCCTTCGAGTTCACCCGCGCGCTGGGTGAACTGCTCGCCCCGGTCAACCGGCAGCTGTTCGCCGCGGCGGAGGTCGATCCGGAAACCTTGGACGATCTGGCGGTGTTCTTCACCGGCGGCATGGGCTCGATCATCAACGCCTGGTTGCTCGACGACGAGGAACCCGATCCGGAGCGGTTCGCCGAGCGGCTGCACCGGTTGTGGCGCGGGCTGGGGCTGGCGCGATGA
- a CDS encoding FAD/NAD(P)-binding domain-containing protein, with product MTSTVDGAKAIAVVGAGPRGAGLLERIAASAPEFATGPLTVHLIDPFPGGPGRVWRFAQSPLLRMNSMPEDVTMFTDETVRCDGPIRPGPTLAEWVDAVRDGDLAVDLDPGVAAEVRAVTSTTFPTRRLQSAYLDWFHRHVRDSLPAHIEVRSHHGRAVDVTGAPGGQQTVHLDGAEPLAVDAVVLALGHLDADPAPPEAELAAYAEAEGLRYYPPAYTADLDLSAIEPGETVLARGFGLAFVDLVVLLTEGRGGRFTERADGSLRYHPSGREPVLHAGSRRGVPYHAKPEYRLLGPPAPLPRFFGPPEVDELLARPGELDFTRDLWPLMAKDIAWGHYHELFTGHPERVRVDFAEFTACYAESAWGSGELESLVDKAVPDPADRFDPAAIDRPLTGLGFTGPEELTRYLRAHIEADLDRRANAEFSADLGAFLALLSVFGQLARLVQAGKLDSASQVDDVDGWWFGFFSFFASGPPGHRLRELLALNEAGLVRFLGPDLVVEARDGRFHGSSPAVRDGGVAATTLIDARLPAPSVARAADPLIRALRDRGELTQEDLPGGRTTGRIRTTADGHLVGADGRAHDRRIALGPHTSARSPGAFTRPKTNGVVFRQNDAVARHLLSLLTRRH from the coding sequence TTGACGTCCACTGTGGACGGCGCGAAGGCGATCGCGGTGGTCGGTGCCGGGCCGCGCGGCGCCGGGCTGCTCGAACGTATTGCCGCGAGCGCACCGGAGTTCGCCACCGGACCGCTGACCGTGCACCTGATCGACCCGTTCCCCGGCGGCCCCGGCCGGGTGTGGCGGTTCGCGCAGTCACCGTTGCTGCGCATGAACTCCATGCCCGAGGACGTCACCATGTTCACCGACGAGACCGTTCGCTGCGACGGCCCGATCCGGCCCGGCCCGACGCTGGCGGAATGGGTGGACGCGGTGCGCGACGGCGACCTCGCGGTCGATCTCGACCCCGGGGTAGCCGCCGAAGTCCGGGCGGTCACCTCGACCACCTTCCCCACGCGCCGCCTGCAAAGCGCCTACCTGGACTGGTTCCACCGCCACGTGCGCGATTCGCTGCCCGCGCACATCGAGGTGCGCTCGCACCACGGCCGCGCGGTCGACGTCACCGGCGCACCCGGCGGACAGCAGACCGTGCACCTCGACGGCGCCGAGCCGCTCGCCGTCGACGCGGTGGTGCTGGCACTGGGCCACCTCGACGCGGACCCGGCACCACCGGAGGCCGAACTGGCCGCCTACGCCGAGGCCGAGGGCCTGCGGTACTACCCGCCCGCCTACACCGCCGACCTGGACCTGTCCGCCATCGAACCGGGGGAAACCGTGCTGGCGCGCGGATTCGGCCTGGCCTTCGTGGACCTGGTGGTCCTGCTGACCGAAGGCCGCGGCGGCCGGTTCACCGAACGCGCCGACGGTTCACTGCGTTACCACCCCTCCGGCCGGGAACCGGTGCTGCACGCCGGCTCCCGGCGCGGGGTGCCCTACCACGCGAAGCCGGAGTACCGCCTGCTCGGCCCACCGGCGCCCCTGCCGCGCTTCTTCGGCCCGCCCGAGGTCGACGAGCTGCTGGCCAGACCCGGTGAACTGGACTTCACCCGCGACCTCTGGCCGCTGATGGCCAAGGACATCGCCTGGGGCCACTACCACGAGCTCTTCACCGGGCACCCCGAGCGCGTCCGCGTCGACTTCGCCGAGTTCACCGCGTGTTACGCCGAATCCGCCTGGGGCAGCGGTGAACTGGAGTCCCTTGTGGACAAGGCGGTGCCGGATCCGGCGGACCGGTTCGACCCGGCCGCGATCGACCGGCCGCTGACCGGGCTGGGGTTCACCGGCCCGGAGGAGCTGACCCGGTACCTGCGTGCGCACATCGAGGCCGATCTCGACCGGCGCGCGAACGCGGAGTTCAGCGCGGACCTGGGCGCGTTCCTGGCGCTGCTGTCGGTGTTCGGCCAGCTGGCCAGGCTGGTGCAGGCCGGGAAGCTCGATTCCGCGTCCCAAGTGGACGATGTGGACGGCTGGTGGTTCGGCTTCTTCAGCTTCTTCGCCAGCGGACCGCCGGGCCACCGGCTGCGTGAACTGCTGGCGCTGAACGAGGCCGGGCTGGTGCGGTTCCTCGGCCCCGACCTTGTCGTGGAAGCACGTGACGGCCGGTTCCACGGCAGCAGCCCGGCGGTCCGGGACGGCGGTGTCGCGGCGACCACGCTGATCGACGCCCGGCTCCCGGCACCGAGCGTGGCACGGGCGGCCGACCCGCTGATCCGCGCCCTGCGCGACCGCGGCGAGCTGACCCAGGAGGACCTGCCCGGCGGCCGGACCACCGGCCGCATCCGCACCACCGCCGACGGGCACCTGGTCGGCGCGGACGGGCGGGCCCACGACCGGCGGATCGCGCTCGGCCCGCACACCAGCGCCCGCTCCCCCGGCGCGTTCACCCGGCCGAAGACCAACGGCGTGGTGTTCCGGCAGAACGACGCCGTCGCCCGCCACCTGCTGTCCCTGCTCACCCGGAGGCACTGA
- a CDS encoding response regulator transcription factor yields the protein MIRVLLADDQPLLRSGFRALLDIEDDIEVVAEAADGGEAVALARRHLPDLALVDIQMPGVDGIEATRRIAADPALAAVHVVILTNYGLDEYVYEALRAGAAGFLVKDIQPEDFLHAVRVAARGDALLAPSITRKLIDRYVAQPPGTGAGLAELTNRERETVALVARGLSNDQIAARLVISPLTAKTHVNRAMTKLRARDRAQLVILAYESGLVVPRVPEEG from the coding sequence GTGATCCGGGTACTGCTGGCTGACGACCAGCCGCTCCTGCGCAGCGGGTTCCGCGCCCTGTTGGACATCGAGGACGACATCGAGGTGGTGGCGGAGGCCGCCGACGGGGGCGAGGCGGTGGCGCTGGCCCGGCGGCACCTGCCCGATCTCGCGCTCGTCGACATCCAGATGCCGGGCGTCGACGGCATCGAGGCGACCCGCCGCATCGCCGCGGATCCGGCACTGGCCGCCGTGCACGTGGTCATCCTGACCAACTACGGGCTGGACGAGTACGTCTACGAGGCGTTGCGGGCGGGCGCGGCGGGCTTCCTCGTCAAGGACATCCAGCCGGAGGACTTCCTGCACGCGGTGCGCGTCGCCGCGCGGGGTGACGCGCTGCTCGCGCCGTCGATCACGCGGAAGCTGATCGACCGGTACGTCGCCCAGCCGCCCGGCACCGGCGCGGGACTGGCGGAACTGACCAACCGCGAACGCGAGACCGTGGCACTGGTCGCGCGCGGCCTGTCCAACGACCAGATCGCGGCTCGCCTGGTGATCAGCCCGCTCACCGCCAAGACCCACGTCAACCGGGCGATGACCAAGCTGCGCGCCCGCGACCGCGCGCAGCTCGTGATCCTCGCCTACGAATCCGGTCTCGTGGTCCCGCGCGTGCCCGAAGAGGGTTAG
- a CDS encoding LLM class flavin-dependent oxidoreductase yields the protein MTVTPPLLAVALDGAGRHPAAWRTPEARPAELFTARYWLDLIREAETGGFDLVTLEDSFGAPNAGRADRVHGRLDAVLTASAIAPNTSRIGLVPTLVASHTEPFHLAKAIATLDYASTGRAGLLVRTSADPAAAAHVGRRPANALSPQELIEEGADYIEVVRRLWDSWEDDAEIRDAATGRFVDRDKLHYIDFTGRWFSVKGPSITPRPPQGQPPVFAPPELAHVADAVLLPDWTGRQATDFGGRHVFGDLVVFLDGSATAAQDRLNRLDDLDGTAFDPGSPVFTGTPAELLALINARNAGLTGFRLIPGTLPHDLTALTRYVLPRLRTGPAEGTLRDRLGLTRPASRYATETQ from the coding sequence ATGACCGTTACCCCGCCGCTGCTCGCGGTCGCGCTCGACGGCGCCGGCCGCCACCCCGCCGCGTGGCGCACCCCCGAAGCGCGGCCCGCCGAGTTGTTCACCGCGCGCTACTGGCTCGATTTGATCCGGGAGGCCGAGACGGGCGGCTTCGACCTGGTCACCCTCGAAGATTCGTTCGGCGCCCCGAACGCGGGACGCGCCGACCGCGTGCACGGCAGGCTCGACGCGGTGCTCACCGCCTCGGCGATCGCGCCCAACACCAGCCGGATCGGCCTGGTGCCCACGCTCGTCGCCAGCCACACCGAGCCGTTCCACCTCGCCAAGGCGATCGCCACGCTCGACTACGCGAGCACCGGCCGCGCCGGGCTGCTCGTGCGGACTTCGGCCGATCCGGCGGCGGCCGCCCACGTCGGCAGGCGCCCGGCGAACGCGCTGTCCCCGCAGGAGTTGATCGAGGAAGGCGCCGACTACATCGAGGTCGTCCGGCGGCTCTGGGACAGCTGGGAGGACGACGCCGAGATCAGGGACGCCGCGACCGGCCGGTTCGTCGACCGCGACAAGCTGCACTACATCGACTTCACGGGCCGGTGGTTCAGCGTGAAGGGACCGTCCATCACGCCCCGGCCGCCGCAGGGCCAGCCGCCGGTGTTCGCCCCGCCGGAGCTGGCCCACGTCGCCGACGCGGTGCTCCTGCCGGACTGGACCGGCAGGCAGGCCACCGACTTCGGCGGGCGGCACGTGTTCGGCGATCTGGTCGTCTTCCTCGACGGCTCCGCGACCGCGGCCCAGGACCGGCTGAACCGCCTCGACGACCTCGACGGCACCGCCTTCGACCCCGGCAGCCCGGTTTTCACCGGCACCCCGGCCGAACTGCTCGCGCTGATCAACGCGCGCAACGCCGGGCTCACCGGCTTCCGGCTGATCCCCGGCACGCTGCCGCACGACCTGACCGCGCTCACGCGGTACGTCCTCCCCCGGCTGCGGACGGGCCCCGCCGAAGGCACCCTGCG
- a CDS encoding alpha/beta hydrolase fold domain-containing protein, whose protein sequence is MSILSFPPVADLVARAFAKLADRQKPADPGFPVQTEEISIPTRHGDVRATLYHPPTGTTPAVHVNAHGGGYVAGKPALDDALCRHLATHARVVVVNTSYALAPRRRFPVPVEQLHDVLTWAASDERDWDGGKLTVGGQSAGGALAAGAARLAWETGGPTLALQVLHYPPLDLVTQARDKHSPLGRKAVIAPWMSEIFDTAYIPDRTRRGHRLASPAWGENADGLAGIAPALVITAELDRLRAEAITYARKLDVAGSLVEHHDVTGADHGYDLLGIAPGAAQRTYDLIAAHLRRATGG, encoded by the coding sequence ATGTCGATCCTGTCGTTCCCGCCGGTCGCCGACCTCGTCGCCCGCGCGTTCGCCAAGCTCGCCGACCGGCAGAAGCCGGCCGACCCCGGATTTCCCGTGCAAACCGAGGAAATCTCCATCCCCACCCGCCACGGCGACGTCCGCGCCACGCTCTACCACCCGCCCACCGGCACCACCCCCGCCGTCCACGTCAACGCCCACGGCGGCGGTTACGTCGCCGGAAAACCCGCCCTCGACGACGCCCTCTGCCGCCACCTCGCCACCCACGCCCGCGTCGTCGTGGTCAACACCAGTTACGCCCTCGCCCCGCGCCGACGCTTCCCCGTCCCCGTCGAACAACTGCACGACGTGCTCACCTGGGCCGCCTCGGACGAGCGCGACTGGGACGGCGGCAAGCTGACCGTCGGCGGCCAGAGCGCGGGCGGCGCGCTCGCCGCCGGAGCTGCCCGCCTCGCCTGGGAAACCGGCGGCCCCACCCTCGCCCTGCAGGTGCTGCACTACCCACCGCTGGACCTGGTCACCCAAGCCAGGGACAAGCACTCCCCGCTCGGCCGCAAGGCGGTCATCGCGCCGTGGATGTCCGAGATTTTCGACACCGCCTACATTCCCGACCGGACGCGGCGCGGCCACCGCCTCGCTTCCCCCGCCTGGGGCGAAAACGCCGACGGCCTCGCGGGCATCGCCCCGGCGCTGGTGATCACCGCCGAACTGGACCGCCTGCGCGCCGAGGCGATCACCTACGCCCGCAAGCTCGACGTGGCCGGTTCGCTGGTGGAGCACCACGACGTGACCGGCGCCGACCACGGTTACGACCTCCTCGGCATCGCACCCGGCGCCGCCCAGCGGACCTACGACCTGATCGCCGCGCACCTCCGCCGCGCCACCGGCGGCTGA
- a CDS encoding SDR family oxidoreductase yields the protein MNDVVVLTGTGGIGLAIARRLAAGRRTLLADFSEPALTSAAEALRDEGHDVTTLVTDVSDREAVAALADAAAELGRVTHVVHTAGLSPEQAAAEAVLRVDLRGVALVLDEFARVVAPGGAGVVIASMAGHLQQELPVDQQRALATTPAAELLDLPFLSPDALGPQGAYAISKRANALRVQAAANTWGRRGARVNSISPGIIATAMGRAELDGPSGQTIRAMVDRSGTGRIGTPDDIADAAAFLLGPQATFITGTDLLVDGGVVASMRA from the coding sequence ATGAACGATGTCGTAGTGCTCACCGGGACGGGCGGGATCGGCCTGGCCATCGCCCGGCGGCTGGCCGCCGGGCGACGGACGCTGCTCGCCGACTTCAGCGAACCGGCCCTGACCTCCGCCGCCGAGGCGTTGCGGGACGAAGGCCACGACGTCACCACACTGGTGACCGACGTGTCCGACCGCGAGGCAGTCGCCGCGCTGGCCGACGCGGCCGCGGAGTTGGGCCGCGTCACGCACGTCGTGCACACGGCTGGCCTTTCGCCGGAACAGGCGGCTGCCGAGGCCGTGCTGCGCGTCGACCTGCGCGGCGTCGCGCTGGTGCTGGACGAGTTCGCGCGGGTGGTCGCGCCCGGTGGCGCGGGTGTGGTGATCGCCAGCATGGCCGGGCACCTGCAGCAGGAGCTGCCGGTCGACCAGCAGCGCGCGCTCGCCACCACTCCCGCCGCCGAGCTGCTGGACCTCCCGTTCCTGTCCCCGGACGCGCTCGGCCCCCAGGGCGCCTACGCGATCTCCAAGCGCGCCAACGCTTTGCGCGTGCAGGCCGCGGCGAACACCTGGGGACGGCGAGGCGCCCGCGTGAACTCCATCAGCCCGGGGATCATCGCCACCGCGATGGGCCGCGCGGAACTGGACGGCCCGTCCGGCCAGACGATCCGCGCGATGGTCGACCGCTCCGGCACCGGCCGGATCGGCACCCCGGACGACATCGCCGACGCGGCGGCCTTCCTGCTGGGCCCGCAGGCCACCTTCATCACCGGCACCGACCTGCTCGTCGACGGCGGTGTGGTCGCCTCGATGCGGGCCTAA